In Collimonas arenae, a single genomic region encodes these proteins:
- a CDS encoding transposase: protein MSTIYGVNRSHSGNASVSGEKHNTALNVKLRDEQWEALEPMLRGREGDAGARGRDNRLFIDAVLWITSNRRLWRDLPLRFGKWNTAYMRFMRWNQSNLWRRLADNIGDDPKLRAAFENIVSYGDEWSLRIKQRASRRTSRQAYDAAIKHAAEQAQMPVEDDSTLHWLRLVVKNEALE, encoded by the coding sequence ATGTCGACAATCTACGGAGTTAACCGGAGCCATTCCGGGAATGCAAGCGTCTCGGGGGAAAAGCACAATACTGCGCTGAACGTGAAGCTGAGAGATGAGCAATGGGAGGCGCTGGAGCCTATGTTGCGAGGAAGGGAAGGCGATGCGGGCGCCAGGGGCCGCGACAACCGGCTGTTCATCGACGCAGTATTGTGGATTACAAGCAATCGCCGGCTGTGGCGCGACCTGCCATTGCGCTTCGGTAAATGGAACACTGCCTACATGCGCTTCATGCGCTGGAACCAGAGCAATCTCTGGCGCCGTCTCGCAGACAATATTGGCGATGATCCAAAGCTGCGTGCCGCATTTGAAAACATCGTCAGCTATGGCGATGAATGGAGTTTGCGCATCAAACAGAGGGCGTCCAGGCGCACTAGCCGACAAGCCTACGATGCTGCGATCAAGCATGCGGCGGAACAAGCGCAGATGCCTGTGGAAGATGACTCGACTTTGCACTGGCTGCGGCTGGTAGTCAAAAACGAAGCTCTGGAATAA
- a CDS encoding helix-turn-helix domain-containing protein encodes MEIPELGISIRTRRHAINKTLVELAAETGLTAGFISQLERNLTSPSITSLVVIAKALGVSIGDLIQQPAQLQPDTYRGQRQPYSVASGRVKYERLSTVFPGSQVHSVKFTMPAGYKSEMVSHEGDEMVFVLSGRVGYTVGTDNYVLNVGDSLHFDANIPHSIESLPHENEVSEVIWVGTVSLFDGPQTTEPKEQKHLLRGTEFF; translated from the coding sequence ATGGAAATACCAGAGCTGGGGATATCGATCCGCACGCGGCGTCATGCCATCAACAAGACGCTGGTGGAACTCGCCGCTGAAACAGGATTAACCGCAGGCTTCATTTCACAGCTAGAGCGTAATCTGACCAGCCCTTCGATTACCTCGCTGGTGGTGATCGCCAAAGCGCTGGGCGTTTCGATTGGCGACCTGATCCAGCAACCAGCGCAATTGCAACCCGATACCTACCGTGGCCAGCGCCAGCCTTATTCCGTGGCCAGTGGCCGCGTCAAATATGAGCGGCTGTCGACAGTGTTTCCGGGCAGTCAGGTGCATTCCGTGAAATTCACCATGCCGGCCGGGTACAAGTCAGAAATGGTCTCGCACGAAGGCGATGAAATGGTCTTCGTGCTCAGCGGCCGGGTCGGTTACACGGTAGGTACTGACAACTATGTGCTCAATGTCGGCGACAGCCTGCACTTCGACGCCAACATCCCTCACAGCATCGAATCGCTGCCACATGAAAACGAGGTGTCTGAAGTGATCTGGGTCGGCACCGTATCCTTGTTCGACGGCCCGCAAACGACGGAACCCAAAGAGCAGAAACATCTGCTGCGCGGTACTGAATTCTTTTGA
- a CDS encoding aminopeptidase P family protein: protein MFEASVYAGRRRLLKQHFSSGLLLFPGNVDVSINYLHNHYWFRQDSSFSYFFGLNQPGLAGLIDIEADADIVFGNDASLDDMIWDGPQDSLAQRVQAAGVDRVQPYSALAEVVAQARRQGRTIHYLPPYRGETILELAALLDCTAEECRAGASESLMAAVIALREIKSEAEIAEIESALSVTRDMHIAAMQLAKADTFEYQVVAAMEGIMRSHDLQNAYPMIFSRSGEILHNRDHHNRLQAGDLVVNDSGASSALGYASDITRTFPVGGRFSERQRSLYEIVLAAQLFAIGLMRPGISYLEVHKQAARHMVAAMSELGFFHGTPEQVVDSGAYAICFPHGLGHQMGLDVHDMEGLGEIRVGYDASVSRSELFGLRNLRLAKPLQAGMVVTVEPGMYFIPALIKRWQAEARHSTLINYEKFGEYLDFGGIRIEDDVLVTSTGARVLGPAIPKTCAEIETLMAA, encoded by the coding sequence ATGTTTGAAGCATCGGTCTACGCCGGACGGCGACGCTTGCTGAAACAGCATTTTTCCTCTGGCTTGCTACTGTTTCCGGGCAACGTCGATGTCTCCATCAATTATTTGCACAACCATTATTGGTTTCGCCAGGACTCCTCGTTTTCCTATTTCTTTGGTTTGAATCAACCCGGCCTGGCTGGCTTGATCGACATTGAAGCCGACGCGGACATTGTGTTTGGCAATGACGCCAGCCTGGACGACATGATCTGGGACGGGCCGCAGGATTCGTTGGCGCAGCGCGTCCAGGCTGCAGGCGTCGATCGCGTACAGCCTTATAGCGCTCTGGCCGAGGTAGTGGCGCAGGCGCGCCGCCAGGGCCGCACGATTCATTACCTGCCGCCATATCGTGGCGAAACCATACTGGAGCTGGCCGCGCTGCTGGACTGCACTGCGGAAGAATGTCGGGCCGGTGCTTCCGAGAGCTTGATGGCGGCGGTGATCGCACTGCGGGAAATCAAGAGCGAAGCCGAAATCGCAGAAATCGAAAGCGCTCTCAGCGTGACGCGCGACATGCACATCGCCGCCATGCAACTGGCGAAGGCGGACACTTTTGAGTACCAGGTGGTAGCGGCGATGGAAGGCATCATGCGTAGCCATGATTTGCAAAACGCTTACCCGATGATTTTTTCCCGTAGCGGAGAAATCTTGCATAATCGCGACCATCACAATCGCTTGCAGGCGGGCGATCTGGTGGTCAACGATTCCGGCGCTTCCAGCGCCCTCGGTTATGCCAGCGACATCACACGCACCTTTCCTGTCGGAGGACGTTTCAGTGAACGCCAGCGCAGCTTGTATGAGATCGTGCTGGCGGCGCAACTGTTCGCCATCGGTCTCATGCGTCCGGGAATTTCCTATCTCGAAGTGCACAAGCAGGCCGCCCGTCATATGGTAGCGGCGATGTCCGAGCTTGGTTTTTTTCATGGCACGCCGGAGCAGGTGGTCGACTCAGGCGCTTACGCGATTTGTTTTCCGCATGGTCTCGGCCATCAGATGGGGCTGGATGTGCATGATATGGAAGGTCTCGGCGAAATTCGGGTCGGTTACGACGCCAGCGTCAGCCGCAGCGAATTGTTCGGGCTGCGCAATCTGCGCCTGGCCAAGCCGTTACAGGCAGGCATGGTGGTGACGGTCGAGCCGGGCATGTATTTTATTCCGGCGCTGATCAAGCGCTGGCAGGCCGAGGCGCGTCACAGCACACTGATCAATTATGAAAAGTTCGGCGAATACCTGGATTTTGGCGGCATCCGGATTGAAGACGATGTGCTGGTGACAAGCACCGGCGCGCGCGTGCTGGGACCGGCGATTCCTAAAACCTGTGCTGAAATTGAAACCTTGATGGCCGCCTGA
- a CDS encoding ABC transporter substrate-binding protein, whose amino-acid sequence MMKRKLIAKAALLAVMCATAGYATAAKTLVFCSEGSPEGFNPQLYTTGTTFDASSVPMYNRLVEFELGTTKPIPGLAESWTVSDDGMTYTFKLRKGVKFHSSAKFKPTRDFNADDVLFSFNRMGDVNHPFHKLAAGQSFGYYSDMGMDKIIDKVEKVDDSTVVFKLKHPEAPFIADLGMDFASILSAEYADNMKKAGTPDVIDREPVGTGPFQFVSYQKDAVIRYKAFDAYWGGRPKLDNLIYAITPDASVRYAKLKANECQVMAFPKPADIELMKSDPAITMMTKPGLNIGYISFNVEKKPFDNKLVRQALNMAVDKATILKTVYQGAGIPAKNPIPPTLWGYNDKVVDYTYDPVKAKALLAKAGYPNGVEVEMWYLPVTRPYNPDGKRMAELIQADWAKIGVKTKLTTYEWTEYLKRSKQGDQHSMMFGWSGDNGDPDNFFAPLLGCEGVKGGGNTARWCNKDYEALIQKAKLTPKQDERAKLYEQAQVILHEEAPWIDLAHSVRFTPIRKEVLNFKMAVFAHHHFEKVDLAGK is encoded by the coding sequence ATGATGAAAAGAAAATTGATTGCCAAGGCCGCGCTGCTCGCCGTCATGTGCGCTACTGCCGGTTATGCGACAGCCGCCAAGACCCTGGTGTTTTGCTCTGAAGGCAGCCCGGAGGGCTTTAACCCGCAGTTGTATACCACCGGCACCACTTTCGATGCTTCATCCGTGCCGATGTATAACCGTCTGGTCGAATTCGAACTGGGCACAACCAAGCCGATTCCCGGCCTGGCGGAATCCTGGACCGTATCCGATGACGGCATGACTTACACCTTCAAGCTGCGCAAGGGCGTCAAGTTCCACAGCAGCGCCAAGTTCAAGCCGACTCGCGATTTCAACGCCGACGACGTGCTGTTTTCATTCAACCGCATGGGCGACGTCAACCATCCGTTCCATAAGCTGGCCGCCGGCCAGAGCTTCGGCTACTACTCGGACATGGGCATGGACAAGATCATCGACAAGGTGGAAAAGGTCGACGACAGCACCGTGGTCTTCAAGCTCAAGCATCCGGAAGCGCCGTTCATCGCCGACCTGGGCATGGATTTCGCCTCGATCCTGTCGGCTGAATACGCCGATAACATGAAGAAGGCCGGCACGCCGGACGTGATCGACCGCGAGCCTGTCGGCACCGGCCCGTTCCAGTTTGTGTCATACCAAAAAGACGCCGTGATCCGCTACAAGGCCTTCGATGCCTATTGGGGTGGCCGGCCGAAACTGGACAACCTGATCTACGCCATCACGCCGGATGCCTCGGTGCGCTACGCCAAGCTCAAGGCCAATGAATGCCAGGTGATGGCGTTCCCGAAACCGGCCGACATCGAGCTGATGAAATCCGATCCGGCCATCACCATGATGACCAAGCCAGGCTTGAACATCGGCTACATCTCGTTCAATGTCGAGAAAAAACCGTTCGACAACAAACTGGTGCGTCAGGCGCTGAACATGGCAGTCGACAAGGCAACCATCCTCAAGACGGTCTACCAGGGCGCAGGCATCCCGGCCAAGAACCCGATTCCGCCAACCCTGTGGGGCTACAACGACAAGGTCGTGGATTACACCTACGATCCGGTCAAGGCCAAGGCCTTGCTGGCCAAGGCCGGTTATCCGAACGGCGTCGAAGTCGAAATGTGGTATCTGCCAGTGACTCGTCCTTACAACCCGGACGGCAAGCGCATGGCAGAGCTGATCCAGGCTGACTGGGCCAAGATCGGCGTCAAGACCAAGCTGACCACCTACGAATGGACTGAGTACCTGAAGCGCAGCAAGCAAGGCGACCAGCATTCGATGATGTTCGGCTGGTCCGGCGATAACGGCGATCCGGACAACTTCTTCGCACCGTTGCTGGGCTGCGAAGGCGTCAAGGGCGGCGGCAATACCGCGCGCTGGTGCAACAAGGATTATGAAGCCCTGATCCAGAAAGCCAAGCTGACGCCGAAGCAGGACGAGCGCGCCAAGCTGTACGAACAGGCGCAGGTGATCCTGCATGAAGAAGCGCCATGGATCGACCTGGCGCATTCGGTGCGCTTCACGCCGATCCGCAAGGAAGTGCTGAACTTCAAGATGGCGGTGTTTGCGCACCATCATTTCGAGAAGGTTGATCTGGCGGGCAAATAA
- a CDS encoding ABC transporter permease subunit — translation MFGFLLRRVGLVIPTFLGITLLVFLLIHLIPGNAVEAMSGERGMDPARYAQMAHDLGLDQPIYMQYFNYLGNLFKGDLGMSIMTHTSVMSEFKTLFPATLELSFCAILFALIIGLPAGILAALRRNTVLDYSVMGASLTGYSMPVFWWALLLILLFSVTLGWTPVSGRIDILFDVPPVTGFMLIDSLLSDDSGAFKSALSHLILPTIALGTIPLAVIARMTRSAMLEVLREDYVRTARAKGLSPWRVVGIHAFRNALIPVVTVVGLQVGTLLAGAILTETIFSWPGIGKWLVAAIQRRDYPVVQGGILLSAITIILVNLAVDLLYGVINPRIRHRS, via the coding sequence ATGTTTGGATTCCTCCTGCGTCGTGTCGGCCTGGTCATTCCGACCTTTCTCGGCATCACGCTGCTGGTGTTTTTATTGATACATCTGATCCCCGGCAACGCCGTCGAAGCCATGTCCGGCGAGCGCGGCATGGACCCGGCCCGCTATGCGCAAATGGCGCACGACCTGGGACTCGACCAGCCGATCTACATGCAGTATTTCAATTACCTGGGGAATCTGTTCAAGGGCGACCTCGGCATGTCGATCATGACCCACACCTCGGTGATGAGCGAATTCAAGACCCTGTTCCCGGCAACGCTGGAGCTGTCCTTTTGCGCGATCCTGTTTGCGTTGATCATCGGCTTGCCGGCCGGCATACTGGCCGCCCTGAGGCGCAACACCGTGCTTGATTATTCGGTGATGGGTGCCTCGCTGACCGGTTATTCGATGCCGGTATTCTGGTGGGCGCTGCTGCTGATCCTGTTGTTCTCCGTCACCCTCGGCTGGACCCCGGTCTCGGGCCGCATTGATATCCTGTTCGATGTGCCGCCAGTCACCGGCTTCATGCTGATCGACAGTCTGCTGTCGGACGATAGCGGCGCCTTCAAGTCCGCGCTGTCGCATCTGATTCTCCCCACCATCGCGCTTGGCACCATCCCGCTGGCCGTGATTGCGCGCATGACGCGCTCCGCCATGCTGGAAGTCTTGCGTGAAGATTATGTACGCACAGCCCGTGCCAAAGGACTATCGCCTTGGCGCGTCGTGGGCATCCACGCGTTTCGCAATGCACTGATTCCAGTGGTCACAGTGGTCGGCCTGCAGGTCGGTACCTTGCTGGCCGGTGCGATCCTGACGGAAACCATCTTTTCCTGGCCCGGCATTGGCAAGTGGCTGGTGGCGGCGATCCAGCGGCGCGATTATCCGGTAGTGCAGGGCGGTATCCTGCTGTCGGCGATCACCATCATTCTCGTTAACCTGGCCGTCGATTTGCTGTACGGCGTGATCAATCCTCGTATTCGCCATCGCTCATGA
- a CDS encoding ABC transporter permease subunit produces the protein MNTVNTTPAAAPSAKAAASAPPHPLREFWGYFSQNRGAVIGLAVIVAMVLMALFADVIAPHSPIEQFRQSTLVPPVWQAGGSSQFLLGTDPVGRDMLSRLIHGVRLSLLIGLVSISLSLTTGVLLGLLAGYFRGMVEIAIMRLMDIMLALPSLLLAIAVVAILGPGLMNAMYAIAVVMLPHYARQTRAAVIGEMSRDYVSASRIAGASTLRIMFNCVLPNCLAPLIVQATLGFSSAILDAAALGFLGMGAQPPTPEWGSMLASAMEFIQSAWWVVAFPGLAILISVLAFNLMGDGLRDALDPKLKR, from the coding sequence ATGAACACTGTAAACACAACACCGGCCGCCGCGCCGTCTGCCAAGGCGGCGGCCAGCGCGCCACCGCATCCGCTGCGTGAATTCTGGGGTTATTTCAGCCAGAACCGTGGTGCTGTCATCGGCCTGGCTGTCATCGTCGCCATGGTCTTGATGGCGCTGTTTGCCGACGTCATTGCGCCGCATTCGCCCATCGAACAATTCCGCCAGTCGACGCTGGTGCCGCCGGTATGGCAAGCGGGCGGCAGTAGCCAGTTCCTGCTCGGCACAGATCCGGTCGGACGCGACATGCTGTCGCGCCTGATCCATGGCGTCCGCCTGTCGCTGTTGATCGGCCTAGTCTCGATCTCGTTGTCGCTGACGACCGGCGTATTGTTGGGTTTGCTGGCAGGTTACTTCCGCGGCATGGTGGAAATCGCCATCATGCGTTTGATGGACATCATGCTGGCCTTGCCCAGCTTGCTGCTGGCGATCGCCGTGGTCGCCATTCTCGGCCCTGGCCTGATGAATGCGATGTATGCGATCGCGGTAGTGATGCTGCCGCATTACGCGCGGCAAACGCGGGCGGCGGTGATCGGCGAAATGTCGCGCGACTACGTCAGCGCTTCGCGTATCGCCGGCGCCAGCACTTTGCGCATCATGTTCAACTGCGTGCTGCCGAACTGCCTGGCGCCGCTGATCGTACAAGCCACGCTCGGTTTCTCGTCGGCGATCCTGGATGCGGCAGCGCTCGGTTTCCTCGGCATGGGCGCGCAGCCGCCGACGCCGGAGTGGGGCTCGATGCTGGCCAGCGCCATGGAATTCATCCAGAGCGCGTGGTGGGTGGTGGCTTTCCCGGGCCTGGCGATTCTGATCTCGGTGCTGGCGTTCAATTTGATGGGTGACGGTTTGCGCGATGCGCTCGATCCGAAACTGAAACGATAA
- the dppD gene encoding dipeptide ABC transporter ATP-binding protein, with the protein MALLEIKQLRVEFGSTAAPFTAVDGLDLNIEAGEVVGIVGESGSGKSVTSLALMGLIDYPGRVKGERMAFDGRDLLTMPEKQRRGLLGKDIAMIFQDPMTSLNPSFTVAYQLMETLRVHQGGSKKELRAKALALLKQVDIPDPEQRLDAYPHQLSGGMSQRVMVAIAIACNPRLLIADEPTTALDVTVQAQMLELLLQLQRDRGMALMLITHDLSVVAQTAQRVIVMYAGQVVETGRVPDIFNAPKHPYTQALLAALPEHNIGQARLQTIPGVVPGQYDRPTGCLLSPRCAYAQDVCRQARPELLGAGQDQVRCHFPLDHAGQPSNGWAEISRKKTEAMLSSGVA; encoded by the coding sequence ATGGCACTTTTAGAAATCAAACAACTGCGGGTTGAATTCGGCTCGACAGCAGCGCCGTTTACCGCGGTGGATGGCCTTGACCTGAATATCGAGGCCGGCGAAGTGGTCGGCATCGTCGGCGAATCCGGCTCCGGCAAGAGCGTTACCTCGCTGGCATTGATGGGACTGATCGATTATCCGGGTCGGGTCAAGGGTGAGCGCATGGCTTTCGACGGCCGCGATTTGCTGACCATGCCGGAGAAGCAAAGACGTGGCTTGCTCGGCAAGGACATCGCAATGATCTTCCAGGATCCGATGACCAGCCTGAATCCATCTTTCACGGTGGCTTACCAGTTGATGGAAACCTTGCGTGTACACCAGGGCGGATCGAAGAAGGAACTGCGCGCCAAAGCGCTGGCGCTGCTGAAGCAGGTCGACATTCCCGATCCCGAACAGCGGCTGGATGCCTATCCGCACCAGTTATCCGGCGGCATGAGCCAGCGGGTGATGGTGGCGATCGCCATTGCGTGTAATCCGCGCTTGCTGATTGCCGATGAGCCGACTACCGCGCTGGACGTCACGGTGCAGGCGCAAATGCTGGAGTTGTTGCTGCAGTTGCAGCGTGATCGCGGCATGGCGTTGATGCTGATTACGCATGACCTGAGCGTGGTGGCGCAGACTGCGCAGCGAGTGATAGTGATGTATGCAGGGCAGGTGGTGGAGACCGGCCGCGTGCCGGACATCTTCAACGCTCCCAAGCATCCCTATACACAGGCGCTGCTGGCGGCGCTGCCTGAGCACAATATCGGCCAAGCCCGTTTGCAAACCATCCCTGGCGTGGTGCCGGGGCAGTACGACCGTCCAACCGGTTGCCTGCTCAGCCCGCGCTGCGCGTATGCGCAAGACGTCTGCCGTCAGGCGCGGCCTGAATTACTGGGAGCAGGGCAGGATCAGGTGCGCTGCCATTTCCCGCTTGATCATGCCGGACAGCCGAGCAACGGCTGGGCCGAAATTTCCCGCAAAAAAACTGAAGCAATGTTAAGCAGTGGGGTTGCATGA
- a CDS encoding peptide ABC transporter ATP-binding protein: protein MMMNSNMSEIANQVTLLEAKNLVKHYSVSQGLFKPKATARALDGVSFTLQPGKTLAVVGESGCGKSTLARQITMIEPPTGGELWMDGANIADADHATLKRVRPLVQMVFQNPYASLNPRKKVGQMLEEPLIINTALNSSERADKARAMMAKVGLRPEHYGRYPHMFSGGQRQRVAIARALMLDPKVIVADEPVSALDVSIQAQVLNLLMDLQQASGVAYLFISHNLSVVEHIADDVLVMYLGKTVEHGNKQQVFSRPLHPYTRALLASTPRIDPAQRQQKMMLPGELPSPLAPPPGCSFNNRCPHAIERCRQEVPLLREFDGSLVACHRVEEIQ, encoded by the coding sequence ATGATGATGAATTCAAACATGAGTGAAATCGCCAATCAGGTGACGTTGCTCGAAGCTAAAAACCTGGTCAAACATTACAGCGTGTCGCAAGGTCTGTTCAAGCCGAAAGCGACTGCGCGCGCGCTGGATGGCGTTTCGTTTACCCTGCAGCCGGGTAAAACCCTGGCGGTGGTGGGCGAGTCGGGTTGCGGAAAGTCGACCCTGGCGCGCCAGATCACCATGATCGAACCGCCCACCGGCGGCGAGTTGTGGATGGATGGCGCCAATATCGCCGATGCCGACCACGCCACCCTTAAACGGGTGCGGCCGCTGGTGCAGATGGTATTCCAGAATCCCTACGCCAGCCTGAATCCGCGCAAGAAAGTCGGCCAGATGCTGGAAGAGCCGTTGATCATCAACACCGCGTTGAACAGCAGTGAACGCGCAGACAAGGCGCGCGCCATGATGGCCAAGGTTGGCTTGCGGCCGGAGCATTACGGCCGCTATCCGCACATGTTTTCCGGCGGCCAGCGGCAGCGGGTGGCGATTGCGCGCGCGCTGATGCTGGATCCCAAGGTGATTGTGGCCGACGAGCCGGTTTCCGCGCTCGATGTCTCAATCCAGGCGCAGGTGCTGAATCTGCTGATGGATCTGCAGCAGGCTAGCGGCGTCGCCTATCTGTTCATCTCGCATAACCTGTCGGTGGTCGAGCACATCGCCGACGACGTGCTGGTCATGTATCTCGGTAAAACCGTCGAGCACGGCAACAAGCAGCAGGTCTTCAGCCGGCCGTTGCATCCTTACACCAGGGCGCTGCTGGCCAGTACGCCGCGTATCGATCCGGCCCAGCGCCAGCAAAAGATGATGTTGCCGGGCGAGTTGCCGTCGCCGCTGGCGCCGCCGCCGGGCTGCAGTTTCAATAACCGCTGCCCGCATGCAATCGAGCGCTGCCGCCAGGAAGTGCCGCTCTTGCGCGAGTTCGACGGCAGCCTCGTGGCTTGCCATCGGGTAGAGGAAATTCAATGA
- a CDS encoding ABC transporter substrate-binding protein: MTGSRMIRTNKLKLAVAIGMAALLGVSANAAIAAKTLVFCSEGSPEGFNPQLFTTGTTFDASSVPLYNRLVQFELGTTKIIPGLAESWIVSDGGLTYTFKLRKGVKFHSSAKFKPTRDFNADDVLFSFNRMADANHPFHKLATGSSFSYFLDMGMDKIVDKVSKVDEYTVVFKLKHPEAPFIANLGMDFASILSAEYADKMKAAGTPDVIDREPIGTGPFQFVSYQKDAVIRYKAFDAYWDGRPKLDNLIFAITPDASVRYAKLKANECQVMAFPKPADIDLMKTDPAITLLTKEGLNVGYISFNVEKKPFDNKLVRQALNLATDKQTIMKTVYQGAGQIAKNPIPPTLWSYDDQIKDYVYDPVKAKALLAKAGYPNGVEVELSYLPVTRPYNPDGKRMAELIQADWAKIGVKAMLNTYEWTEYLKRSKQGAQHAMMFGWSGDNGDPDNFFATLLGCESVRSGGNTARWCNKSFEALIQKAKLSTNQAERSKLYQQAQVIAHEEAPWIPLAHSLTHTPIRKQVIGFKMSAFALHDFSKVDLSK, encoded by the coding sequence ATGACCGGGAGCCGCATGATCAGGACCAACAAGTTGAAGCTGGCCGTCGCCATCGGCATGGCGGCATTGCTGGGCGTTAGCGCCAACGCTGCCATTGCCGCCAAGACGCTGGTGTTTTGTTCTGAAGGCAGCCCGGAAGGTTTCAATCCGCAGTTGTTCACCACCGGCACTACCTTCGATGCCTCATCGGTGCCTTTGTATAATCGGCTGGTGCAATTTGAACTGGGCACAACCAAGATTATCCCGGGGCTGGCGGAATCATGGATAGTGTCGGATGGCGGCCTGACCTACACCTTCAAATTGCGCAAAGGCGTCAAATTCCACAGCAGCGCCAAGTTCAAGCCGACCCGCGATTTCAACGCCGACGACGTGCTGTTTTCATTCAATCGCATGGCTGATGCTAACCATCCGTTCCATAAGCTGGCGACAGGCAGCAGCTTCAGCTACTTCCTTGACATGGGGATGGACAAGATCGTCGACAAGGTGAGCAAAGTCGATGAATATACAGTGGTCTTCAAGCTGAAGCATCCGGAGGCGCCATTCATCGCCAACCTGGGGATGGATTTCGCTTCGATCCTGTCGGCTGAATACGCCGACAAGATGAAAGCAGCAGGCACGCCTGACGTGATCGACCGTGAGCCTATCGGCACCGGCCCGTTCCAGTTCGTCTCTTACCAGAAAGACGCCGTGATCCGCTATAAGGCGTTCGATGCTTATTGGGATGGCCGGCCGAAACTGGACAACCTGATTTTCGCGATCACGCCGGACGCCTCGGTGCGTTACGCCAAGCTTAAAGCCAACGAATGCCAGGTAATGGCGTTCCCCAAGCCGGCCGACATCGACCTGATGAAAACCGATCCGGCGATCACCTTGCTGACCAAGGAAGGCTTGAACGTCGGCTATATTTCTTTCAATGTAGAGAAAAAGCCCTTTGACAATAAACTGGTGCGCCAGGCCCTGAACCTGGCGACCGACAAACAGACCATCATGAAAACGGTCTATCAGGGCGCCGGCCAGATCGCCAAGAATCCGATTCCGCCGACGCTATGGTCTTACGACGACCAGATCAAGGACTATGTCTACGATCCGGTCAAGGCCAAGGCTTTACTCGCCAAGGCGGGTTACCCGAATGGCGTTGAAGTCGAGCTGTCGTATTTGCCTGTGACTCGTCCCTATAACCCGGACGGCAAGCGCATGGCCGAGCTGATCCAGGCCGACTGGGCCAAGATCGGCGTCAAGGCCATGCTGAACACCTACGAATGGACCGAGTACCTGAAGCGTAGCAAGCAGGGAGCGCAACATGCAATGATGTTCGGCTGGTCGGGCGACAACGGCGACCCGGATAATTTCTTCGCGACCTTGCTGGGTTGTGAATCTGTGCGTAGCGGCGGTAATACCGCGCGCTGGTGCAACAAGAGTTTTGAAGCGCTGATCCAAAAGGCCAAACTCAGCACCAATCAGGCTGAGCGCAGCAAGCTGTACCAGCAGGCGCAGGTGATCGCGCATGAAGAAGCGCCCTGGATTCCGCTGGCGCATTCGCTGACGCATACGCCGATACGCAAGCAGGTCATTGGTTTCAAGATGTCGGCGTTTGCACTGCATGACTTCAGCAAGGTTGATCTGAGCAAGTAA